From the Haladaptatus sp. DJG-WS-42 genome, the window CAGGTGACCTACCGGTCGACAGGCGAGCAGTTCCGCGCGGAATCTGACTCACTCGAAGCATTTCTGACCGAGCGCTATCGCTACTACACCGAGGCCACAAGTGGGGAGCTCCGCTTCGCGTCGGTGAGTCACGAACGCTGGCCGCTCACGGAGGCGACCGTCGAATGGGGTGCGAACAGTCTGTTTCGGGCGAACGGGTTTGCCGACCCGGCGAGCGACCCGGTGTATCTCTACAGCCCGGGCGTGGACACGGTTGCATCGGGGAGCAAGCGCGTCAGATAGCGTGGAGGGGTTTCAGAGTTCCCAGAACGCTTTGGCGTCGTCTGCCTCGAGGTTGTACCAGTCGAACATGAAGTAGCACGCGTCGCGGTCGGTTGGAAGCTGAAAGGCGAGTTCGCCCCGTGCGGTCGCGCCAGCGTCGATACTCCCCACGTCGAAGCCCTCGCTGAGCGACTCCCACGCCCAGAGGTCTACGGTGTACACCAAGCCAGTCGCTCCTTTCAGCCGCAAGTTCCAGACCGACGAGATGGGGATTGAATCAGTTCGGTCGTTCGTGATTTCCAGCGTGGGGAGGACGAATTCGTGACCCTCGCTCGCCACCAGTTTCCCACCGAGTTCGGTCGTAGTACGAACCTCTGTGACGGTCACGCGCACGTCATTGTTGGATACCGCTTCGCCCAGTGGATGAACGGTCTGAAGCGTCTGTTCTAAGTCTGCGACCGGCGTTGCTGACGATTCGAGGTCGATTGAAACAGTTGAAAGCGCCACCGCCGAACGATTGGTGAAATCGAGAGCGTAGGTGAGGTTCGTAGCGTCTTCTGGAACCTCGTACACCACGTCGCCCCGCGAGACCTCACCCGGGAGGAGGTCGTGATTTTTCGGGAGGGCGTGGGTCGTCGTCGTGTCGGCCAGATAGTACTCATTGCCGTCACCGTCGGCGATGTACGGCTCTATCCGCGGGAACCAGTGGGCGACCTCGTCGCTCGTGTTCTTTGCGGCGAATCGAAGAACGACGTACGTGTTGCCACGGCTTGCTCGCTGCGCGTCGGTGAGTGCCGTCGTCTTCGTCACCCCCCTCAGTACGAAACTGAACGACGGGGTTTCGACGAGGTCGCCAACGGCGACTGTCACTGGCGTCGCGGTTTCGGTCTGCTCGGTGGCCTGTTCTACACCACCAACACACCCGGCGAGGAGTGACGCCGCGCCGGCGCTCAGAAAGCGTCTCCGAGTGAACAGGTGGAACTTCATAGCGACACCTACAGCGCAAGCTGTTAAAATACTAGACACACGCGGAAATTGATGTGTCAGAGAGAACCAGACCGCAGTGGCGGTTCAGTTCTCGGCTTCCGACAATAAGCCCCGGACGCTCTCTTCGATGGAGTGTCTAACTTCCCAGCCAAGGCGCTCGTGGGCTCCAGAGGTATCGACGGCGAACGAATCGACGAGCGTCTCGCTGCGCGGGTTGTCGAGCAATGTGATATCGAGGTCGGTGCCGAGCAGGGCTGCGGCGTGACGTTGGACTAACTCGGCCACGTCCATGACGCTCGGATCTTCGTCGCTCGCAATCTCGTACTTCTCGACGCCGGTTTCGTCGGCGTCGAGTCGGTCGACGAGACGCTCTGCACTGCGGACGTACGCATTGGCAACGTCCTTTACGTGGACGTAGTTGCGCGCCTGCGTGCCGGGTTTGTACACCGTCAGTTCCTCGCCCGCGAGCGCGCGGTTGACGAAGAAGTTGATGACGGTGTTCTTCGAGATGGTTTTGCCCTCTAGTTCGTGTTTGCCGTACACGTTCGAAATCATGAACAGATGGGCCGGGAACGCTCCCTCGGCCATCGTCTCGATGGCGCGTTCACCGAGCAGTTTCGTCCGTCCGTACCAGTTGAGTGGCGCGCGCGGTTGGTCGACCGTAATTGGGAATTCTTGGGGGTCACCGAGCACAGCCATACTGAACGGAAAGACGAGCGCTGCGCCCGTTTTCTTACAGAACCACGCCACGTTGTTCGTGCCCTGAACGTTCACCTCGTAGGCGAGGTCTGCGTGCTGGTCACAGTCTTTGACACCGCTCACGGCGGCGAGGTGGATGACCACATCCGCGCCTTCCAAGGTCTCCTCTAACCGGTCGCGCTGGCGGATGTCGAGGTGCGAAATGTCCACGTCGCCGACCGAGCGAACCTGCCCGAGATAGAAGTTGTCGAACGCGACGAGTTCCCAGTCGGGGTGTTCTTCCTGAAGTTTTGCGATGACGCGACTGCCGATGTAGCCCGCGGCCCCCGTGATGGCGACGCGCGGTGTGTCCGTACTCATGATTGTCTGAAGTGGTCTGCGAGTTCGCGAACGCCCTCGCGGAGCGTCCATTCGGTCTGAAAGCCGGTATTCGCCAGCCGGTCGAAGTTGACGTGGTACGACGGGCCGGGGTGTTTGTCCTCTAAGTAAGTGATGTTGACCTCGCCCACCGCTTCGCTCACGACCTGTGCAATCTCCGAGATGCGGAAGTTCTGGTCGTTCGACCCGACGTTGTAGACGAACTCGGCCCAGTCGTCGGGGTTGAGCGCGGCGTGGGCGTAGGCGCGCGCGGCGTCTTTGACGTGGATGAACGGCCGCCAGTTGCTCCCGTCGCCGTAGACGGTGAGCGGGCGGCGCGTGAGCGCGCGGAAGACGAAGTGGTTGACGACGAGGTTGAATCGCACGCCGGGTGCGTAGCCGTAGTTCGTGCTCATCCGGAGGGCGGTCCCCTGCATGCTCGACTTGTCGATGGTTGCTTTCAACAACTCCTCTGCGGCCTGTTTCGACTCGGCGTAGGGGTTGAGCGGGTCGGTCGGCGTCTCCTCGGTGAGGTCCATGCTCGTCGCCCGGCCGTAGTTGTTACACGAGGAAGCGAACACGACGTTCGAAACGTCGAGTTTGCGCGCGGCCGTGAGGACGTTCTTCGTCCCTTCTAAGTTTACGTCGAAGGTCTCCTCGCGGCGGTCGTGAGTGCTGTCTGCACCCGTGATGGCGGCGAGGTGAATCACCGTCTGCACGTCGCGCATGGCGCTCTCGACGTCGCCGTACTCGCGGACGTCGCCCCGGCGAAAGTCGATGGAGTCGTCTAAGTTTGCCCCCATGAGGTTGCGCGGCGAGCCAAGCGAGTAGTTGTCGAGAATCACGATGTTCTCGACCTCGTCGTGTTGCTGGAGCAGGGGAACGAGGGCGCTCCCGATGTACCCACACCCGCCGGTGACGAGCACGTTCATGACTTAGTCCTCTAGGACGCTCGGGAGGAAACGGTCTTCGTAGGCGGTGATGGTGTCCTCATAGCGCGCGAGCGTAGTGAGGATGTCGCGGGTGCCGCTCTCGAAGTCCTGGGCCTGCTCGCCGATGAGCGCCATGTACTTCTCGTTTGCAATCTCCATCTTGTGCGTCTCGTCTTCGTCGCGTGGGTTCTCGAAGTGCTTGACAGCGGCGTCGTAGTCGAACTCTCCGGCGACGTCGGAGATGGTGTTTGCCATCTCGACGATGCTGATGGCGCGGGTGACCTGATTGTAGACGGTGAGGTCGTCCGGACGCTCTGCTGGGTCGGTGAGTGCGAGCTGTGCGAGGCCCTCGACGGCGTCTTCTAAGCTGATGAACGGCTTTCGCTGTTCGCCCTTGCCGTACACCGTGAGCGGGTAGCCCGCGACGGCCTGTGCGGCGAAGCGGTGGGAGACGACGCCGAAGTAGTAGTCGAAGTCAAAGCGCGTCTTCAGGCGGTTGTCCTCGCGGGTTTCTTCTGTTTCCGTGCCGTAGGTGATGGCCGTGCGCACGTCGGAGATCGGGATGCCGAACTGCTTGTTTGCGAGTCGGAGGTTCGCCGCGTCGTGGCTTTTCGTGAGGTGATACCAGCTGCCGGCCATGGCGGGGAACGGCACCTCGTCGCGCTCGCCTTGGTTTTCCATCGTCGCACCGCCTTCGGGAATCGGGAAGGTTGGCGCGCCGTAGACGCCCGTCGTCGTGGTCTCGATGAAGTGGGTGTCCGTGAGGTCGTGTTCCTCTAAGCCCCAGATGAGATTCCGCGTGGCCTGCATGTTGTTGTGCTGGGTGTAGTTCGCGCGCTCGCCGTTGATTTGCGAGTAGGGCGCGGAGGGCTGTGCCGCGGTGTGGACGATGGCGCTCGGCTCGTGGACCGTCAGGAGTTCATCGACGAACGACTTCTCGGTGAGGTCGCCTTCGATGAAGGAGAGGTTGGAAAGCCCCAGCGTCTCCTTTGCGGCCGCGAGGCGTTGGTCGATGCTCATGATGGGGACCGCGCTCGTCGCGCCGACCTCTTCGACCCAGCCACGTCGGGCGAAGTTGTCAACGAGAATCACGCGGTCGTCGGTCCGGTCTGCGATGCGGAGGGCGGTTGGCCAGCCAATATAGCCGTCGCCGCCAGTGACGAGAATGGGCATTAGTTACTCTAGTTCTGAGTAACAGAGTTTTTCAATAAATACTTTCTCGTTGTCGGCAGAACGGTTTGGTAACACGACCCGTAATGGTGCTGGTTTGTCTGACAATCGTAAGATTAGAAACAATTATGCTACTTGCAAGAGGGTATCAGCCATGAGCCCCGGTGCGCTGGAGGAGGCGGACGTACTGGAGTTTGGGCGGGCCCTGTCCCAGCTAAAACAAGCTGGAAGCATGGTTCTCGTAACTGGCAGCGTGCCCAAAGCTGCGTTTAGCGCCGTCTCACGCCAGATGCTCGGGGAATCCACGCTCCCGCGACGACGGCTGTTCGTCCTCACAGACACCACCGCAGATGCCGTCCGCGAGCGCGTGCCGCGAACCGCAGACCCACGCCAGACGCGCATCATCGAACAGCTCTCGATGACGCGAAGCGTCACCACCGCGACGGCGGGAAGCGACCCGACCGTCGAGTATGTCTCCAGCGACGAGTTGCCAGCGCTCATCGAGACCGCGTTCGACGCCATCGGCGCGCTCGAAGTGGGCGCAGCACCCGCAGAGTTGCGCGTGTGTGTCGATTCGCTCACGCCGCTCATCGAGCGCTATGGCAAGCAGCGAACCTTCACGGCGTTACACGCGCTGTGTTGGCGCGTTCGCCACGCGCGCGGGCTGGGCCACGCCCACTTACAGACAGATGCGACGGACGTCGTCGCGCTCTTTGCTGAGCTGTTTGACGCTCATGTCGAGCTTCGGGAACGAGCGGGCACGTTCCAACAGCGATGGCATCTTCGCGACGATGATGTGACAACGGCGTGGTTGACATTCGAGGCGGTGGGTGACATACAATGACCAAACACAGAATTTCTAAACTAGTAGATACATTTTTATCTTCATACAACAGTAAGGTAGCAACGACTGTCAGGTGTGGGAGAGCCGGGCAATCACCGAGGTGAGCGCACACGTGTACATTACGTATCGAGAATTAGACGGCGGAACCGGGCTAGAGATTACGGATACCATCGAACGGCGGCGGTATTCACTGCTCTCTGAGACGCCCGTCACACCGACAGGTATCGACACTGACAAATTCGCCTTTCCGATCGACGGCGCAGTTGCGATCGTCACCGAACGGCTGACGCTCCCAACCGTTGTGCCGGTGTACGTCCGCAACGCAGCGGGCGAGATGATCGCGGAGGCAGAACACTTTGCAGACGCGGACCTCCCGGCAGGCGAGTACAGCCTCGAGCTGTGCGCGCCGATGAAAATTTATCTGCGCGCCCGCGGGCCGCTCACCCTCGCAGGCGACGCACAGCAGCTTCACGTCGAGTTCGACGAACCGACCGAAGTGCTCGTCGGTGCGCGCTCACACCACAAGCACCCGGCCGGAACCGTCACGACGACCGAAGACCCGCGCGATTTGATGGCGGCCGTCTCGACGTTTGGCTCTGCGCTCAAGACGACGTCGCCGGAGCGCTCGTACCCGACGCTCAGAGGCCACCCACCGCTGGTTGAGCTCGGCGATGAACTCGATATTCCCGAGAATCTGGTGCGCCCCGACACGGGCATCACCATCGAGGTGCCCCCAGAGACGGGGTACATCTTCTGTGCCGCGCCACTCGTCTACTACCTCGGCGCAGACCTCGTCCCCGGCTTCGACGCGCGGCTCGTCACCGACGAGGGCTTCACCTTCCCGCTTGGCGACACGCCCAGAGAGTTCGAAAACACGGTCGAAGCCGTGCTCAAGCACGTGTTCTTCTTAGACTGCATCACGCGCACGGAGGGGTTGTATAAGCTGAATCTCCACGAGCGCCACGAGATTGCAGACCGCGTCGCGCTCGACTTCGCTTTACTTTACGACCAGTCGCTCGCCGCGCAGCTCGAAGCGTACCTCGCTGTGCCCTTCGAGACCGTCGAACCGCTCTTGCCCGAGTGGAAGCTCACCTCGCACGTCTCGCTGTCGCCAACGAGCATCGAGACGCTGCCGTTCCTCGTCGATGACCTCGCGGTTGTGCGAACCCCACAGGCAGAACAGGTTGCGCACGCGGACGCACAGATGGCGCTCGTAGACGAGTTCCTCCGCGACGGCAGCTTCATGCGCAGCGCCTCTGCGGCGTCTGCAGCACCCGCGTCGTACGTAAAGCCACAGGCGGTCACGTCGCTCGAACAGGCGTGGGTCGGCGACGGTGCGCCACTCGGCGCGAGCAAGACAACGACGCAAGCGTTCCACAACCATCTCGCGCGCGAGCTGTCCGACGGCGACATCGACATCACCGTCGTCTGCAACGACCCGCAGATGGACGAAGAGCGCGACATCGTAGACCGCGTCTATGGCTCGCGCTCTGACCTGCTGTTCGACGTGACCATCAAACACGACCTCACGACCGCAGAACTCGCGGCCGTGCTCACGAGTCAGACCGAGTTCCTCCACTACATTGGCCACATCGACGCGGAAGGCTTCGAGTGCGTCGACGGGAAACTCGACGTGTCCACGCTCGATGACGTTGGCATAGACGCCTTCTTCCTCAACGCCTGTTCCTCCTACGACCAAGGAATGGCGCTCATCGAGAAGGGTTCGATTGGCGGTATCGTCACGCTCTCTGATGTCATCAACAGCGGGGCGGTTCGCATCGGAAGTACGGTTGCACGCCTGCTCAACGGTGGGTTCCCGCTTTCCTCCGCGCTCGAAGTGGCGAAAGGCGAGAGCATCGTTGGCGGCCAGTACGCCGTGATTGGCGACGGCGGGCTCGCGGTTGCACAGGCAGACAGCGGAACACCGCTGGTCTGGGAGCTAACCGCGCTCGAAGACGACCAGTACGAAGTTGAAATGAAAACCTACCCGACCTGTGAACGCGGGATGGGGAGCCTCATCGTGCCGTACTTTGAGAGTAACAACGAGTACTTCCTGAACTCTGGGACGCTTGAGCCGTTCACCGTTTCTGCAGGTGAACTCCTGCGGCTATTCATTATGGAGGATTTCCCGGTGAGAATGGACGGACAACTTCGGTGGTCGAGCGAGATCACGCACAGCGAACTGTAACTTTGTTTTTACGGGCCGCCAACGGTGCCTGCCACGCCGGCTGCTGCATTCCCGACGGAGCTGAGCAGGAGCATCAGCATGAACAGCGCGCCGGTCATCTGGGGGTTCTCTGCGAGGTATGCTTTGAGTGAGCTTTCGGACATTACAACCTCTCAGATGAGGGGCGAGAATATATAATTATTCTAATATATCTGCTATAAAATTAATGTAACAAAACATTTGTGATAAATGGTGTTGCTAGCGCTAGCAGATGACACAAGAAAATAGTTCGGTAACCGAGAACAAAATTCTTTTCCCCGCGTAGACACGACGTGAGCGTAGAAATTCGGCACCTCGCCTGCGCTCACACACTCATGAATTCGGACACGACTCGGCACGAAAACTCCCCAACTCCACGGCTTCGAGCCGCAGTTTCAGAATCGAAACTGGGGCAGTTCGTCGCGGTGGGTCGCACGGCGGCAGGTGAGTCAGTCACCGCGCAGGGAGTGGACACCCTCGAACACGCAACACACCAGTCGCGCGTCGTGTCCACTGGCAGGCGCGCCACAGCCCGCGTTGGCGAGCTGACGCGGCGGTCGTCTCTCTTTCGCTGGCTCACCGCCGAGCCAGAACCAGAAATCATCGTCATCGACCTGCGCGAAACGTGGACAGTCGGCCCTTTCATCGCCCTTCTCGACCGATTCGTTGCCGCCGCCGAACCCCACATCGCGTCGCTCGGCATCGGCACTGCCGCGAGACGCCTCACAAACGCCCTCTCGCGTGCGCCAGTTCGCATCGCTGGCCTTCTGAGCGTGTTCTTGTTCTCAGGGCTGGTCGCGGCAGCGCTACTCACAGGGACGCTCACACGGCCCGCCATGGGCGCGTACGCCATCGTCCTCGGACTTGCCCTCGCCGCGACGCGCGTGGGGCTGTCGTGGCGTGAGCTCGGCGAGACGAAATTCGGAAACGCAGTTGCGGCGGCGTTCGAGCCGCCCGAATACGACGACCGACGCTGACTACTCGACGGTCACACTCTTTGCGAGGTTGCGCGGCTTGTCAATCGACCGCCCGAGCTGTGCGGCCGTGTAGTAGGCGAGCAACTGGAGCGGGACG encodes:
- a CDS encoding DUF4352 domain-containing protein: MKFHLFTRRRFLSAGAASLLAGCVGGVEQATEQTETATPVTVAVGDLVETPSFSFVLRGVTKTTALTDAQRASRGNTYVVLRFAAKNTSDEVAHWFPRIEPYIADGDGNEYYLADTTTTHALPKNHDLLPGEVSRGDVVYEVPEDATNLTYALDFTNRSAVALSTVSIDLESSATPVADLEQTLQTVHPLGEAVSNNDVRVTVTEVRTTTELGGKLVASEGHEFVLPTLEITNDRTDSIPISSVWNLRLKGATGLVYTVDLWAWESLSEGFDVGSIDAGATARGELAFQLPTDRDACYFMFDWYNLEADDAKAFWEL
- a CDS encoding NAD(P)-dependent oxidoreductase, coding for MSTDTPRVAITGAAGYIGSRVIAKLQEEHPDWELVAFDNFYLGQVRSVGDVDISHLDIRQRDRLEETLEGADVVIHLAAVSGVKDCDQHADLAYEVNVQGTNNVAWFCKKTGAALVFPFSMAVLGDPQEFPITVDQPRAPLNWYGRTKLLGERAIETMAEGAFPAHLFMISNVYGKHELEGKTISKNTVINFFVNRALAGEELTVYKPGTQARNYVHVKDVANAYVRSAERLVDRLDADETGVEKYEIASDEDPSVMDVAELVQRHAAALLGTDLDITLLDNPRSETLVDSFAVDTSGAHERLGWEVRHSIEESVRGLLSEAEN
- a CDS encoding NAD(P)-dependent oxidoreductase, which produces MNVLVTGGCGYIGSALVPLLQQHDEVENIVILDNYSLGSPRNLMGANLDDSIDFRRGDVREYGDVESAMRDVQTVIHLAAITGADSTHDRREETFDVNLEGTKNVLTAARKLDVSNVVFASSCNNYGRATSMDLTEETPTDPLNPYAESKQAAEELLKATIDKSSMQGTALRMSTNYGYAPGVRFNLVVNHFVFRALTRRPLTVYGDGSNWRPFIHVKDAARAYAHAALNPDDWAEFVYNVGSNDQNFRISEIAQVVSEAVGEVNITYLEDKHPGPSYHVNFDRLANTGFQTEWTLREGVRELADHFRQS
- a CDS encoding NAD-dependent epimerase/dehydratase family protein — its product is MPILVTGGDGYIGWPTALRIADRTDDRVILVDNFARRGWVEEVGATSAVPIMSIDQRLAAAKETLGLSNLSFIEGDLTEKSFVDELLTVHEPSAIVHTAAQPSAPYSQINGERANYTQHNNMQATRNLIWGLEEHDLTDTHFIETTTTGVYGAPTFPIPEGGATMENQGERDEVPFPAMAGSWYHLTKSHDAANLRLANKQFGIPISDVRTAITYGTETEETREDNRLKTRFDFDYYFGVVSHRFAAQAVAGYPLTVYGKGEQRKPFISLEDAVEGLAQLALTDPAERPDDLTVYNQVTRAISIVEMANTISDVAGEFDYDAAVKHFENPRDEDETHKMEIANEKYMALIGEQAQDFESGTRDILTTLARYEDTITAYEDRFLPSVLED